The proteins below are encoded in one region of Desulfonatronum thioautotrophicum:
- the sbtM gene encoding thio(seleno)oxazole modification radical SAM maturase SbtM, whose amino-acid sequence MPHQSFSLQERYPACHRLLSPDSWSALTKVPVEIPAKTSEVTADAFPGHVAASIENLNLPPYLGALAELEAAGHRCGQARNHAHGGSMAAGSVRRKQLNPTLAILELPWTGLVPFLDAQASHLPVPQMARETILIWLDPLTETVRYQVADPAVLTALKIVEEGVHIGEAALAYVVPVASLHRIVDQAVTKGLVLSPPSRLQRDPALLPSGEKNFERFSRARVFTLQWHITQACDLHCRHCYDRTDRGQLTPKQAYFVLDELERFCRTRQVRAKVTFTGGNPLLYPHFDDLYLETVKRGFPVSILGNPASKQRLERLVAIQTPMVYQLSLEGLREHNDYIRQEGYFDRVMAFLPLLRELGVPSQVMLTLTRENMDQVLPLGHALRGLTDMFTFNRLSAVGQGAALLMPAPEDYQAFLRDYLRQCRTNPVLGLKDNLINIIRAENGKKPFGGCTGFGCGAAFNFLTLLSDGEIHACRKFPSPLGNIFAQGLEACYDTPAGTAYRAGSAACRGCKLFASCGGCQAVVSSLGLDPHVHRDPYCFFTAAPKHHSGVDMAP is encoded by the coding sequence ATGCCCCATCAGAGTTTCTCCCTCCAGGAACGCTACCCAGCCTGTCATCGTCTGCTGTCACCGGATTCCTGGTCCGCTTTGACAAAGGTTCCGGTCGAGATTCCGGCCAAAACTTCAGAAGTTACCGCGGATGCCTTTCCAGGGCATGTCGCCGCGTCCATCGAAAACCTGAATCTTCCGCCCTATCTGGGGGCACTGGCCGAACTTGAAGCGGCCGGGCACCGTTGCGGTCAAGCCCGGAATCATGCCCATGGCGGTTCCATGGCTGCCGGTTCGGTACGACGCAAACAACTCAACCCTACTCTGGCAATTTTGGAGCTGCCCTGGACCGGGCTGGTTCCGTTTCTGGACGCACAGGCATCCCATCTGCCTGTTCCGCAGATGGCCCGGGAAACAATCCTGATCTGGCTGGACCCTCTGACCGAGACGGTCCGGTACCAGGTCGCCGACCCGGCCGTGCTCACAGCATTGAAGATCGTGGAAGAGGGGGTGCACATTGGTGAGGCGGCCCTGGCGTACGTTGTGCCCGTGGCCTCCCTGCACCGGATCGTGGATCAGGCCGTGACCAAGGGACTGGTCCTGTCCCCGCCTTCCCGCCTGCAACGGGATCCTGCACTGTTGCCTTCCGGAGAAAAAAACTTCGAGCGCTTTTCAAGAGCCCGGGTCTTTACCTTGCAATGGCACATCACCCAGGCTTGCGACCTGCATTGTCGCCATTGCTACGACCGCACGGATCGCGGTCAACTGACGCCCAAGCAGGCCTATTTCGTCCTCGATGAGCTGGAACGGTTCTGTCGTACGCGCCAGGTTCGGGCCAAGGTAACCTTTACCGGCGGTAATCCGCTGCTTTATCCCCACTTTGACGACCTGTACCTGGAAACCGTGAAACGAGGCTTTCCCGTCAGCATCTTGGGCAACCCGGCCTCCAAACAGCGCCTGGAACGGCTGGTGGCCATCCAGACGCCCATGGTCTATCAGCTCAGTTTGGAAGGTCTGCGGGAACACAATGATTACATCCGTCAGGAAGGCTATTTTGACCGGGTGATGGCCTTTCTGCCCCTGCTCAGGGAACTGGGCGTGCCATCCCAGGTAATGCTCACCCTGACCAGGGAAAACATGGATCAGGTTCTGCCCCTGGGCCATGCCCTGCGCGGGCTCACGGACATGTTTACCTTCAATCGGCTCTCCGCCGTGGGGCAGGGCGCTGCATTGCTGATGCCCGCTCCGGAGGACTACCAGGCCTTTTTGCGGGACTACCTGCGGCAATGCCGGACGAATCCGGTCCTGGGCCTCAAGGACAACCTGATCAACATCATCCGAGCCGAAAACGGAAAAAAGCCCTTTGGCGGCTGTACCGGCTTCGGGTGCGGGGCAGCATTCAATTTCCTGACGCTGCTTTCGGACGGCGAGATACACGCCTGCCGTAAATTTCCCTCGCCGCTGGGCAATATTTTTGCGCAGGGGCTGGAGGCATGCTATGACACGCCGGCTGGAACAGCCTATCGGGCCGGGAGTGCCGCGTGCAGAGGATGCAAGCTGTTTGCATCCTGCGGCGGGTGTCAGGCCGTGGTCTCCAGCCTGGGACTCGATCCGCATGTGCACCGCGACCCCTACTGCTTTTTTACCGCTGCCCCGAAGCACCACTCTGGTGTGGATATGGCCCCATAG
- a CDS encoding dimethylsulfonioproprionate lyase family protein, whose amino-acid sequence MTYLLRDVDEVYRRSSAGGSKVIRSHQRRVRESVSRVLECDGYLLNPVPVGKPVVDHLPRALELGASGPLAQLARTVGRVATRLVWAHGYDKMPRSLARRYAFTEILGPSGPIFSENVIIGLVLFAPGTVYPQHSHQQIEESYVSVAGAWSENDAAVYAQGSLILNRPGDLHRITVGDRDPCLLVYAWLGTLERLRQPEMVFTRGRRGEASIP is encoded by the coding sequence ATGACCTATCTGCTCCGGGACGTTGACGAAGTCTATCGACGCAGTTCCGCCGGCGGCAGCAAAGTCATTCGCTCTCACCAACGTCGTGTCCGGGAGTCCGTGTCGCGAGTGCTGGAGTGTGACGGGTATCTGCTCAATCCGGTCCCGGTGGGCAAGCCGGTGGTGGACCATCTGCCCAGAGCCCTGGAGCTGGGTGCATCCGGTCCCCTGGCCCAGCTGGCTCGAACCGTTGGTCGTGTCGCTACCCGGCTGGTCTGGGCCCATGGGTACGACAAGATGCCCCGCAGTCTGGCTCGGCGTTATGCGTTTACCGAAATTCTGGGGCCTTCCGGCCCGATATTTTCGGAAAATGTGATCATCGGCCTTGTGCTCTTCGCACCGGGTACCGTGTACCCACAGCATTCCCATCAGCAGATAGAGGAAAGCTACGTGTCCGTGGCAGGTGCATGGTCGGAGAACGACGCGGCGGTTTACGCCCAAGGTTCTTTGATCCTCAACCGTCCGGGTGATCTGCACCGGATCACCGTGGGAGACCGTGACCCCTGTCTGCTGGTCTATGCCTGGCTGGGAACGCTGGAACGCCTGCGGCAACCGGAAATGGTTTTCACCCGGGGACGGCGCGGTGAGGCTTCCATCCCCTGA
- a CDS encoding DEAD/DEAH box helicase — translation MTKQFAQVSLDEQRIFQVLAMCARHVTQTDLKSILQKLDWKDARGRALTGMIGREWRERMTRLQLLSFKQGRLHLPKELRLELLRALDMEGRYIEVFRAVERIVRTPSYTTYDMDVTSEWIELRNALFMHNEKEVLKLIVGPAQNPWVPVQSKRIDDLVEMCLLPLNTEWLERLSDEIKFQALAACLNKGLAFLVDTRDIWAFAQRCLPTMVQNHTGPRHVLATQLLSRGELELVWELLRDDQTATGLALSGWLHFLLGRYDAAERIFDESLAAVKKGTRKRNIRIPGLPGIFQNLTLLRRGRPEDLRLVMHQASIIEKESREDVFRFVFYLLAEFASVLLGETKSDQFNQFLSSRSSFSGTYALLFVCLLKLWTGQKPNQAELTKLAELGAQAELVGYRWYAEETRRILEASKSRKVLSGSPSAKDVSSWKYLAFLFKPKEEWELALEALKNLGSGASSGGGTNATARELRLKWRLYNSGQQFGLEPREQKLKANGTWTAGRPVALKKLRNSPQNYPYLTEHDRRLCLAISEDTYSNYYGYSYKTEYNLFGDQALLAAVGHPLIFREDDAEQPVEVIQAEPCLQVLDEQNGLRIRIDPPLPAQGKVAVQEEGRHRVRVVRFDDPHVTIARILGDGGVAVPVAAKKQVLESIAEVAPLLTVHSAVGGGVGQAEPVPADARPVLRVHPIGDGLGMELFFRPIPGGSLLARPGEGGKTLFAEVDGRQVCTTRDHQAERDAVDKLLESCPTLGANDDWSWRLEDPESALDTLLGLQEMGDAVVLEWPEGRQVRIAPESGVNRMVVGMRRKQDWFAMDGGLELDDGTVMEMSRLLSLLEHSPGRFVRLEEGDFLCLTRDLRKRLEALRSYGQGGKFHPLAAPAMDELLDGMRVTSGKPWKGLLQRVSESRDLHPEVPATLRADLRDYQTQGFQWLVRLAHWGAGACLADDMGLGKTIQTLALILSRAKLGPTLVLAPTSVCINWMEETVKFAPSLRPLRFGPGQRDRMISEAGPFDLVVCSYGLLQNESELLSTVRWSTLVADEAQAIKNVVAKRSRAAMSLPADFKMITTGTPIENNLSELWNLFNFINPGLLGSMDRFNRNFATPIEQNRDTEARRRLKNLIRPFILRRLKSEVLAELPSRTEVVLPVELSPEEAAIYDALRRKALEKIAEPEDGDQPGQRRIKVLAEIMRLRRACCHPELVMPGNGPKLGPGSAKLQAFGEILDELLENRHQALVFSQFVDHLHLVRSYLDQRKVSYQYLDGSTSIAKRQEAVTAFQAGEGDLFLISLKAGGFGLNLTAADYVIHLDPWWNPAVEDQASDRAHRIGQQRPVTIYRLVTRGTIEEKILDLHRHKRDLATSLLEGTDSGIKLSVEEMLDLIKDSA, via the coding sequence ATGACTAAACAGTTTGCCCAGGTCAGCCTTGATGAACAGCGGATCTTTCAGGTCTTGGCCATGTGTGCACGGCATGTGACGCAAACGGACTTGAAAAGTATCCTGCAAAAATTGGATTGGAAGGATGCCCGTGGGCGAGCCTTGACGGGAATGATCGGCCGGGAGTGGCGCGAAAGGATGACCCGTCTCCAACTCCTGTCATTCAAGCAGGGGCGCCTTCACCTGCCGAAGGAACTGCGTCTGGAACTGTTGCGCGCGCTGGATATGGAAGGCCGCTATATTGAGGTTTTCAGAGCCGTGGAACGAATCGTCCGTACGCCAAGCTACACTACCTATGACATGGACGTGACCAGCGAATGGATCGAACTGCGCAATGCCTTGTTTATGCACAATGAAAAGGAAGTGCTGAAACTGATCGTCGGGCCTGCCCAGAATCCATGGGTTCCGGTGCAGTCGAAGAGAATTGACGACCTTGTGGAGATGTGTCTTTTACCGCTGAACACGGAATGGTTGGAGCGGTTGTCGGACGAAATCAAATTCCAGGCCTTGGCAGCCTGCTTGAATAAGGGGCTGGCCTTTCTCGTCGACACGCGGGACATCTGGGCATTTGCTCAACGCTGTTTGCCGACCATGGTCCAGAATCACACCGGTCCACGTCATGTCTTGGCCACTCAGCTTCTCTCCAGGGGAGAGTTGGAGCTGGTGTGGGAACTCCTGCGAGACGATCAAACCGCCACGGGTTTGGCCCTTTCCGGGTGGCTCCATTTTCTTCTTGGAAGATATGATGCTGCCGAGAGGATCTTTGACGAATCTCTGGCCGCGGTGAAAAAAGGAACGCGAAAACGCAATATCCGCATTCCAGGCTTGCCGGGAATATTTCAGAATCTGACTCTGCTGCGGAGGGGACGACCTGAAGACTTGCGATTGGTAATGCACCAGGCATCAATTATCGAGAAAGAGTCGAGAGAGGACGTTTTCAGGTTTGTTTTTTATTTGCTGGCCGAATTCGCCTCGGTTCTGCTTGGAGAGACCAAATCGGATCAGTTCAACCAATTTTTGTCCAGCAGATCTTCGTTTTCCGGGACCTACGCATTGCTGTTTGTTTGTCTTTTGAAACTATGGACCGGGCAAAAGCCGAACCAGGCGGAACTGACAAAGCTCGCCGAACTGGGGGCGCAAGCCGAACTGGTCGGGTACCGTTGGTATGCTGAGGAGACGCGGAGAATTCTGGAAGCATCCAAGAGCAGGAAAGTTCTGTCGGGCTCCCCCTCCGCCAAGGATGTGTCGTCATGGAAATATTTGGCCTTTCTGTTCAAACCCAAGGAAGAGTGGGAGCTGGCCCTTGAAGCCCTGAAGAACCTGGGCTCCGGCGCTTCATCAGGCGGTGGGACCAACGCAACGGCAAGGGAGCTGCGCCTGAAGTGGAGACTTTATAACTCTGGGCAGCAGTTCGGTTTGGAGCCCAGGGAACAGAAGCTCAAGGCCAATGGCACCTGGACCGCCGGACGACCGGTGGCTTTGAAAAAACTTCGTAATTCCCCGCAGAATTATCCCTATCTCACGGAGCATGATCGCCGTTTGTGTCTGGCCATTTCCGAGGACACGTATTCCAACTACTACGGATACTCCTACAAGACCGAATATAACCTGTTCGGGGATCAGGCCTTGCTGGCTGCGGTGGGACATCCGCTGATTTTTCGCGAAGATGACGCGGAGCAACCCGTGGAAGTGATCCAGGCCGAGCCGTGTCTCCAGGTTCTGGATGAACAGAACGGTTTGCGCATACGGATTGACCCTCCATTGCCCGCCCAAGGCAAGGTGGCGGTGCAAGAGGAAGGCCGCCATCGGGTTCGGGTCGTGCGCTTTGATGATCCCCATGTCACCATTGCCCGCATTCTCGGTGACGGCGGAGTGGCTGTGCCGGTCGCGGCCAAGAAACAGGTCCTGGAGAGCATCGCTGAGGTCGCACCGCTACTCACCGTGCACTCCGCCGTTGGTGGAGGTGTGGGCCAGGCCGAGCCGGTGCCGGCGGACGCCCGGCCGGTGTTGCGCGTGCATCCAATAGGGGACGGCTTGGGCATGGAGTTGTTTTTTCGGCCCATCCCCGGCGGATCGTTGTTGGCCCGGCCCGGGGAAGGCGGTAAAACCTTGTTTGCCGAGGTGGACGGCCGACAGGTCTGCACGACCCGTGATCACCAGGCTGAGCGGGATGCGGTGGACAAACTGCTGGAGAGCTGCCCGACCCTGGGTGCGAACGACGACTGGTCCTGGCGGCTGGAGGACCCTGAAAGTGCCCTGGATACGTTGCTTGGTTTGCAGGAGATGGGAGACGCCGTTGTCCTGGAATGGCCCGAGGGAAGGCAGGTGCGGATTGCCCCGGAAAGCGGAGTGAACCGGATGGTCGTGGGAATGCGTCGCAAGCAGGATTGGTTTGCCATGGATGGTGGGCTGGAACTGGACGACGGGACAGTGATGGAAATGAGCCGGCTGTTGTCCCTGCTGGAGCACAGCCCAGGACGATTTGTTCGCCTTGAGGAAGGGGATTTTCTCTGTCTGACCCGTGACCTGCGTAAACGGTTGGAAGCACTGCGCAGCTACGGCCAGGGCGGCAAGTTTCATCCCCTGGCGGCACCGGCCATGGACGAGCTTCTGGATGGTATGCGGGTCACTTCCGGAAAACCCTGGAAGGGGCTCTTGCAGCGGGTCAGTGAGTCCCGTGATTTGCATCCGGAAGTTCCGGCCACACTGCGCGCCGATCTGCGGGATTACCAGACGCAAGGCTTTCAGTGGCTGGTCCGGCTGGCCCACTGGGGGGCTGGAGCCTGCCTGGCGGACGACATGGGGCTGGGCAAGACCATTCAGACTCTGGCCCTGATTTTGTCTCGGGCCAAGCTGGGGCCGACCCTGGTTTTGGCACCTACCTCGGTGTGCATTAACTGGATGGAGGAAACGGTCAAGTTTGCCCCGAGTCTGCGCCCGCTGCGCTTTGGGCCTGGGCAACGGGACCGGATGATATCGGAGGCCGGGCCATTTGACCTGGTGGTCTGCAGCTATGGATTGCTGCAGAACGAATCTGAATTGCTGTCCACGGTTCGCTGGAGCACCCTGGTGGCGGATGAGGCCCAGGCCATCAAGAACGTGGTTGCCAAGCGTTCCCGGGCGGCCATGAGCCTGCCTGCGGATTTCAAAATGATCACGACCGGCACGCCCATTGAAAACAACCTTTCGGAACTCTGGAATTTGTTCAATTTCATTAATCCGGGCCTTCTGGGGTCCATGGACCGGTTCAATCGGAATTTCGCCACGCCCATTGAACAGAACCGTGATACTGAAGCCAGGCGGCGACTCAAGAACCTGATCCGTCCGTTTATTCTTCGCCGCTTGAAGAGCGAGGTCCTGGCGGAGCTGCCTTCCCGCACCGAGGTGGTGCTTCCGGTGGAACTCAGCCCGGAAGAAGCAGCCATTTATGATGCCTTGCGCCGCAAGGCCTTGGAAAAAATCGCCGAACCTGAGGACGGCGACCAGCCTGGTCAGCGCCGAATCAAGGTTTTGGCCGAGATTATGCGATTGCGTCGGGCCTGTTGCCATCCCGAGTTGGTGATGCCTGGAAACGGACCGAAATTAGGCCCGGGCAGTGCCAAGCTACAGGCTTTTGGTGAAATCCTGGATGAACTGCTGGAAAATCGACACCAGGCCCTGGTTTTCAGCCAGTTCGTGGACCATCTGCACCTGGTGCGAAGCTATCTGGATCAGCGCAAGGTCAGCTATCAGTATCTGGACGGATCTACATCCATTGCCAAGCGTCAGGAGGCCGTGACCGCTTTCCAGGCAGGAGAGGGGGATCTGTTTTTGATCAGCCTCAAAGCCGGGGGCTTTGGCCTGAACCTCACCGCGGCGGACTATGTCATCCATCTGGATCCCTGGTGGAACCCGGCTGTGGAGGACCAGGCCTCGGATCGGGCGCACCGGATCGGCCAACAGCGCCCTGTGACCATTTATCGCCTGGTGACCAGAGGGACCATTGAGGAGAAAATTCTCGATCTGCATCGCCACAAGCGCGATCTGGCCACCAGTCTGTTGGAAGGGACGGACAGCGGAATCAAGTTGTCCGTGGAGGAAATGCTGGACCTGATCAAAGATTCGGCTTGA
- a CDS encoding ElyC/SanA/YdcF family protein, translating into MSAWNEYVAMFLTKKIIGLLCMPLSIAGLLLFSGLVLMWLGTRRRASGGLLLLGTMTAMVFAAAPAANLLLDPLESRYDPLRAMQGLEDVQYVVVLGGGHRSDIRMTPTMRLSPASLARLVEGVRVHRFLSESSLVFTGGAIFDAVPHARVMADAAEELGEVGPVILLDYPKDTAEEMLALRGVLAEGESFVLVTSASHMPRSMALAHAAGLNPVPAPTDFLVRRSGAATHPGEFFPSAAAMHRSERAVYEYLGLIWARIREIPRLRLLVAEMNGG; encoded by the coding sequence ATGTCCGCGTGGAATGAATATGTGGCCATGTTTCTGACAAAGAAAATCATCGGGTTGTTATGCATGCCCCTGAGCATAGCCGGCCTGTTGCTGTTCTCCGGGCTTGTGCTGATGTGGCTCGGGACCCGCCGCAGGGCGTCCGGTGGGCTGTTGCTGTTGGGGACGATGACCGCAATGGTCTTTGCCGCCGCGCCAGCGGCGAATCTGCTGCTTGACCCCTTGGAAAGCCGCTACGACCCGCTGAGGGCGATGCAGGGGCTGGAAGATGTGCAGTATGTCGTGGTGTTGGGTGGCGGTCACCGGTCGGATATTCGGATGACGCCCACGATGCGTCTCTCACCTGCATCATTGGCCAGGCTGGTCGAGGGTGTTCGGGTGCATCGCTTCCTTTCGGAGAGCTCCCTTGTGTTTACCGGAGGCGCCATATTTGATGCGGTTCCACACGCCAGGGTGATGGCCGATGCCGCGGAAGAGCTTGGGGAGGTCGGACCAGTGATTCTTCTGGATTACCCCAAGGATACCGCGGAGGAGATGTTGGCCTTGCGCGGCGTGCTTGCGGAGGGAGAGTCATTTGTGCTGGTTACCTCGGCCTCGCACATGCCCAGATCAATGGCCCTGGCCCACGCCGCGGGACTGAATCCGGTTCCGGCACCGACGGATTTTCTGGTCAGGCGTTCCGGGGCGGCAACCCATCCAGGGGAATTTTTCCCTTCAGCCGCGGCCATGCACCGCAGTGAGCGGGCAGTTTACGAATATTTGGGGCTGATTTGGGCCCGGATTCGGGAGATTCCGCGGCTCCGTCTCCTGGTGGCAGAGATGAATGGCGGGTAG